The stretch of DNA TAATAGACAGTTGAACGGGCAAAATAAATCGTCTGGAGATGAAAGTGctaattatttaatatattctaAGAGATAAAAGTTAAAAGCTGCAAACACTATTACACCatatttaaaatacattttcatTGAAGTAGCCATCTTCGGTTTGAGCACAGTCTCACCATTGTCTGTTGTAATGTGAATCCTGTATAGTCCTAGTATCGAAGTAGAAGTTGTTCAAATGTTATTCATCATTTAGTTCTGATTAATGTCAGGTAAAGGGAAGACCCAGGAAAAGAGACCTTTGGTGATAGCATCTACTCTAAATGTTCCATTCATGCTGAACAAACTTGGAGCAGGAATGGTAAGTTAGCAGACCACAATACAGCAGTTTAATCTACTCTGAAGTAAAAAGTACCCAGTTCTGTAACCAAGAAAACTATATGAAATTTTGGTAGGTTATTATTGGTAACCTAGAAAGTCTCTTTTCTCCGATTGATATTTGTCTTCCCTTTGGCAACTATAAGCTGAGAAGTCAATTGGATGTGACGCTAAtactatatagttatatatagtataccCATAGATATCTgtactataacaataatatcaTAAAAATGTTAGTATATCCCAGCAACATGCTAACAGATACTAAACagtgaaaaattgaaaatagcaattatagtcatacctcgacatatgacCTTAATGCGTTCCaggactgagcttgtatgtcaatgttCTCGAatctcaatgcaatatttcctttagaaaataactaaatacaaattaatccatttttatacaataaaaaacCACCTAAAACATGATATCATGATGgagaaacatgtttttaattgttgtaactCAATGCCTACACTCACAAAGTAATAAATAccggttatgatctgcaataaaatataacattactatatatatacagtactgtatggagttcttactttcaagaCAAACAAAAGCTAATGGCAGTATGAGAGAAGCTTGACAGCAATGCGTTTGGTACACAAGGCTTTTGTGACGCTACACAACGTAAAACCAACTTTGAATTTAGcttcaatgaatttagcttactaaacacccATTTGAAGCCACGCTTTAACTCTTTAGTAAACTTAACTTCAGTTTTgtctcaattttttattatctgtttctgATGCATTCTGACTTGCTTTCACCATAACTTTTAGTCTAcctttttatcttttttcaaaCTTATTCGCcaagaaaggccgagcgatgctgtCCTCAAGAACCGCCTCTCGCATACGTAGCCATTTAGCGGTTATCGAGAACTCGCTCGTACCTCTTGCTTTAATTTTGCTCATATCTCAGTTTTCTTCTTGTGTGTTGGGGCACTCGATGTCGAGGTGTGACTGTACAATGAATATTATCGAACAGCCATCAAACAAAAAGGCACATTTTTTTGCGAATTAATTAAAAAGTGGGAACCTGGAGCACCCTTTTTTACTAAATAGCATCCCTCATATTTCATGGTCAGGGCTGCCTAAGAGCTATTATATCAGACCTGTCATAACAGTCTCAGCTAGTTTtcatataccctaggacacttatatttcgctagtatttagtttcgtgagtagcatacagagtaaaatttcgctggaacttaatttcgcagctctgatgagtgcgaaaatacagtgatgtgaaaataaatgcagtggaacaaacattagattcctcaggtccagttcactggtacgaaatatttttcaatttgggactaccgtactgtttggaaccgcacctctatataagctgcatgtgctttattttccagaaacgataataaaacaatacataagctgcaccttactataggccgcagaactaaggactgctTTTTAACGTAGCAGCAACTaagccatttaaaacggaacagtgcagaacggcacagtttcgtattatccgacgctttttaacttagtgacTAAcaggacagtaccgtgaggcattgtttcgtattttctttcacagctagaagtgcactaattggagattcccgttagtgcgccctagcggtgaaagaaaaagccacagaataagccacagtgattagccgcacccttgtaggcctacctataagccgcatggctcaaatcatcagaaaaagtagcggctaatcgtccgaaaagtacggtagtttgtatttgtgaaccgcaagtagaaatgtgtaggcgagatcaataatgcaatttgatcgcttgctgcagcttgtctcctggactatcaatgacgtcaaggtcactgccgcagtgactgatgttgtaccaatattagaattcaagtatttatagcacgcggtggccatggccccgggttgttattgcttttggttggtaataaaattcatcaccgcaataattattattcaattttatgactttccctaccagactgtcatcctcatcagttacaaattcaatggcaaaactaatatcatcatcttcatttgtctaggctttttcaaaaaaacttattatcttaatttgttttgccaaggtgctcagtcggtgtattagctataatgagtttagcaaaacttgcccaatgagccaatcacatacgaaaattgcctgcatttctaatatgacgattttattgtgaatatcaatgaagaaagccatttattttcgcgttttcgctcgttcgttgtgatagtttagtttcgctcatgaaattttcgcgaaaggctgttgccgcgaaaacgcgaaagttagatgccgcgaatacataagtgtcctagggtatatagaCTAACTGTTCTTAACTTGTGTTGAAGCAAACCTCAGATTTTGGGCGAGTCAGTCTCAGTTGTTCAACAGagctagtaaattttatttattttatatatttacctaTACAGTATGTttacttatataatatatatatttacctatataatatacatatttacctatataatatacagtcaaacatggataactcgaacttcaagggaccgagcaaaagtgttcgaattatcagagcattcaagttatcagagcactgtcacaagtccatatatttacttatttattagtagatacatgtacatatacaaactataatataaatcaaaagcacaaatggcttgtttcaaattaaatgcttctaatgtaaagtttaaaacgttttcatgaaaaagtatagagatttttctatcacttgagattggtttgttgtttgaggtgatgttattgccaggacgtttttcagattgacattggcaaaacttgatcgttgttgaaatgttcaaaagaaaagacatttttttcttttggggttttacccacgatcaattttgccgttttttcttgaagtttatgcagattaccttactttacctgggattcgttaagagcaacactccgaggcagttcaattagaagttttacgaggttttacggtacattctatatcactcatgttttttttaatagatacttattgaatgtacacacgtattctgtgtttaggtcaaacgatgaatggttttttgtagctcagacaacgtatacgtttaattacaacaattcttaagacgttttaaacattcaacattccgacgttgattcaacacggaatcaacgtcggaaaactattcatcacgggctagccgggtcacgcactcaaggattttcgccacgcacatacaaaacaacatgcgatttttgttttgtatgtgcgtggcgaaaatccttgcgcgcgtgacccggctagctcgtgctattcatcgtatcgcagtataaatcaaatttcaccaaacttttagaaaagtcgttgacaaaaatattttgccgatggtagtaataacgacgcttatgaattacgaaaagatgaagtttacctctatggctttgaataaagtgattttctaaagcgataacaaccgtttcggaagccgttgggcaaaaaaacagttcgaattaacagtgttgagttcgagttatctatagcaatttatcattacgtgggaacggaccaaaggaaatgttcgaattaaccatgtgttcgagctatccgtggacgagttatccatgtttgactgtatatatttacctatataatatatatatttacctatataatatatttcccAACTATAAAGAGTTTAATAAGTGAACATATACCTCCAAAAAGGTTCAGAAGCATTGAGTTAGACTCCACTTCTCTTATCCAACCAGACAGTGTGGTTTCTCCTTCCTGAGTTGGACGATCTCAAGTTTAGCAATGTTTTAGCAAATATATGGAGAGCTATATGAGGTAACCAAAGAGAAGCTATTAGCATTGGATGAATTGGAAAGACACCCGATTGTTTACGTACGAGAGCTCATACCTGTGCACAAGGTAGGTACTGCAAAGCATAGTACTGTACAATGAATCTGGTAGTGCAGATAACTCCTAATGTTTCATCTGCATTTAATAAGACCACATGATAATACAGCTCAACGAGGATGACACACTCAGCGATACCTGCGTGCAAGCTTGGTGCTACATTCTTCCTGATTACAAGGACTATCTACTAGCCTTGCCTTACCTCGACAGATATAACGATGAGATCGCCAGCCAAGCCGGAAAGTCGTATGTTCCAAGGACTGACCCTAGTCGTCCTTCCCATGAGCTTTTGCATGTTCAAGCCAGAAGGTAGAAATAAGATTTTGGAGATTTATAGGAAAATTAGTGATGTGATTTTTATCAAGCTTTTATTTTGTACTGATGGAGTTGATGAAccaaattgtatttaaataaaattcaaatttatttgcATGAAACATGTAACTATGGATTAGCACTACAAATAGATTACAGATATTAACCTTGACACTTAAACCTGGTATGGATACAAAATGAATATCACTGCTCTGGCACGCTGGTGTTATAATCTGTATAATTTCAAGCTTGAAGAGTTACTCAtgtcaaaatttaaaataatttatcagAACGTATAGAAagattttctatcattttagaTTGTGTTTGTGGCTTTAAGTTATGTGGActgacaggatgtttcaatattaaagtTGAAGACTTTattgctcaaaagaaaaagacatgCCCAGACTTCCCTAAAAATGATGTCAGTAGTCATGCATATTGTTTACAAGTGATAATGATACAGTCTCATTAACATTGgctactcatatgtttacacagcatttataGGAAAACAACTGGCCAATTTCtaacttatttttaaatcatttgaaacatCGCAGTGTGTCTGAGGCTCTATTTCAAGGTTTATTCCGCCAATCATGagtaaatacaaaattaaatacatgtgTACGccaatagagacgcgtaacacaGCTCAACTTGAGCACAATAGCCATTTGTCATAATGAGAGGGACAAACAGGAAGTACAACAATTGACGTCATTTTTTGCTAAGTCTTTCCTCTGAGCAtgttaaccacgatcaagttttgccgattttaatattaaaacatcctggcagtcagtacacttaaaacaacaaaccaaaTCTCAATTGATAGACAAAtatctataattttgataaaatattaaaatcggGCTTGAGTAACCCCCTGAATTCAAAAGTATGTGGTGTGTTCCCCAGACACTCACAACATAGAGTTAgcaattaaaatattgaaaaatgtattttctttgcTATTCTAGCTATCATTGGAAAAAAGCAGATAGCTCGGTCTTGCATTTCGTAGCAATTGTTATAGTTCTCTGAACTAGTGTGAATCCTTGTCTGAGAAATCAgtctatatattattttaatatttatcatgttttttaattttcatcaaCTTCTTCGCCACAAATGCAGTATAATGGGAATTAACGTGGGTGtaaagttatatattttttggaGCTACAAATCATTTGATGAAAGAATTGTGAGGAAGGGAATAGTAAGCAAAGGATTGCCCGAGTTTTAAATGGTAAAAATTAATCCAATATCTTCTGGGATTAATTCTCAAGTGGACTCCTGTAATGTATGATTGTCGAGCAAGAAGTTTTACCGGTACTGACATGATTTGTGACATGTGACAGCGCTGACAGTGTTTGATCATGCAATCAGATGTTATTAACCTCATATCAGGGCTTTAAAGCTTACAAGTGCAACATCTGGTCTAATCAACATTTGAAAAATTAGTTAATTGTGTTTTTCAGTTTAAAAAGTGAACACTGCCAAAGAGATGGTCATAGGAagttacatgtgtatatatatagaaattatatatataatagaggcaGTATTTTCAGTCTCTTGGGtaaaagtgctcaataataaaatagggcaatgtaaaattaaataagaTGAAAGTTCTGtgtaaaacaattttgtgataACATGACGCTTTTAGTGTTAGCAATTTTATTTGATGATTATTGCTTCGCAATATGAAactagtaataaaattgttttaaactgaTCTTAAACTTTCATCTTACTTAATTTTATATAAGaattatatatgtaaaattatatattataggaAATTGCtttttgatattatttatttatcttACTTACAAAGTATTTGCTTATAACTGCTgacttttttaaaaactcacGGTGAGTGTTGTAAGATGATAAATGCTTTTTCCAAAAGACTGTTAAAAGTTCAATGAAGAACATAATAATTCTGTGATGTTAATCAAAATTGAAGGAAAAGCTTCCAGATTATTGCATGTTAACATAGAAAGCAACCGGTAATAGAGTATGTCTGAGCTTTCTAaagttaaaaaactaaaatttaatattcTTCAATCCTTGAAACTGTATCATGGATTGGGGCTAGGATATTGCTAAGACAAAACacaatcataaaactatttctaaTCAACAAGTACAACTGGCTGTGAAGGCTATTTCTCTTTCTCATTTATGTCATTACATGAAATGTTCAAACAACCAAAGCTTTGGTTGTTTGATTGAATTGCCTAGAACTATtagaaacaataaataaaatatatgaaaccTCACTGTCACATGCTGGCCAGACACATGCTGTCATTCCTTAGCAGCAGTTCCTAGCGATTTGAGAATCGGTGGGGGGTGTACAATCATAGCCGTAATAGCCCCGACGGCGACTGACAACAACAGGAATGTTGATGAGTATCCGAGTGAGTCTGCCA from Watersipora subatra chromosome 2, tzWatSuba1.1, whole genome shotgun sequence encodes:
- the LOC137388432 gene encoding putative gamma-glutamylcyclotransferase CG2811, with translation METVFVYGTLQKGGSNHPLLEIDETSENPSVKYLGKGKTQEKRPLVIASTLNVPFMLNKLGAGMQIYGELYEVTKEKLLALDELERHPIVYVRELIPVHKLNEDDTLSDTCVQAWCYILPDYKDYLLALPYLDRYNDEIASQAGKSYVPRTDPSRPSHELLHVQARR